Proteins encoded by one window of Enterococcus faecalis:
- a CDS encoding helix-turn-helix domain-containing protein, whose amino-acid sequence MDVLGALKYFRKKKKIAQKDVLPKKGKQTYRRIEIGEAKLSYEDLMTALQSLGITFNEFFFYGI is encoded by the coding sequence ATGGATGTTCTAGGTGCTCTAAAATATTTTAGAAAAAAGAAAAAAATTGCTCAGAAAGATGTTTTGCCAAAAAAGGGGAAACAAACCTATCGAAGAATCGAAATTGGTGAAGCCAAGCTAAGTTACGAGGATTTAATGACGGCATTACAGTCATTGGGGATTACTTTTAATGAATTTTTTTTTTATGGTATCTGA
- a CDS encoding Asp23/Gls24 family envelope stress response protein encodes MENANVSIVKGELTFEDKVIQKIIGIALEEVDGLLTVDGGFFSNLRDKMINSEDVTTGIHTEVGKKQVAVDMDIVAEYGKDIETIYDQMKEVITREVQQMTHLEVIEVNVNVVDIKTQAEYQEESETVQDKLGNAAEATGSFMSKQTNKAKHAVTKGKTKVKENTAPRVQ; translated from the coding sequence ATGGAAAATGCAAATGTATCGATTGTTAAAGGTGAGTTGACGTTTGAGGATAAAGTAATCCAAAAAATTATTGGCATTGCTTTGGAAGAAGTCGACGGTTTGTTAACTGTGGACGGCGGTTTTTTCTCGAATTTACGAGATAAAATGATTAACAGTGAAGATGTTACAACAGGCATTCACACCGAGGTCGGCAAAAAACAAGTCGCAGTGGATATGGACATTGTAGCCGAATATGGGAAAGATATCGAGACCATTTATGATCAAATGAAAGAGGTTATTACTCGTGAAGTCCAACAAATGACTCACTTGGAAGTAATCGAAGTCAATGTCAATGTAGTAGATATCAAAACACAAGCAGAGTACCAAGAAGAAAGTGAAACGGTCCAAGATAAACTTGGCAACGCCGCTGAAGCGACAGGTAGTTTTATGTCAAAACAAACCAACAAAGCCAAACATGCGGTAACTAAAGGCAAGACAAAAGTCAAAGAAAACACGGCACCTCGTGTTCAATAA
- a CDS encoding Asp23/Gls24 family envelope stress response protein, with translation MSNEKFNNVPKPAGNGPHTPEDHAIKGELTFEDKVVQKIIGLALENVDGLLTVDGGFFSNIAEKLVNTDNVTAGIDTEVGKKQVAVDMDIVVEYGKDIQDIYEKMKELISREVKKMTHLDVIEVNVNVVDIKSKEEYEEDSETVQDKVTGAAKSTGEFASEQTEKAKKAVNKGTEQVKENMEPRVE, from the coding sequence ATGAGTAACGAAAAATTCAATAATGTACCAAAACCAGCAGGAAACGGACCACACACACCAGAAGATCATGCAATCAAAGGTGAATTAACATTTGAAGATAAAGTCGTTCAAAAAATTATCGGTTTAGCCTTAGAAAATGTCGATGGTCTATTAACAGTCGATGGCGGCTTTTTCTCAAATATTGCTGAAAAATTAGTAAACACAGATAACGTCACAGCGGGTATTGATACCGAAGTTGGTAAAAAACAAGTCGCTGTTGATATGGATATCGTAGTAGAATACGGCAAAGATATTCAAGACATTTACGAAAAAATGAAAGAATTAATCAGCCGTGAAGTGAAAAAAATGACCCACTTAGATGTGATTGAAGTGAATGTTAACGTAGTTGATATCAAATCAAAAGAAGAATACGAAGAAGATAGCGAAACGGTTCAAGATAAAGTCACAGGCGCTGCCAAAAGTACCGGTGAATTTGCTTCTGAACAAACAGAAAAAGCAAAAAAAGCTGTGAATAAAGGAACAGAACAAGTCAAAGAAAATATGGAACCACGTGTAGAATAA
- a CDS encoding SDR family oxidoreductase codes for MTEPNLKDPRKLFYSDGFPQQDQETPALQDKMVPKPDCGEDSYVGNHKLENRRVLITGGDSGIGRAAAIAFAREGADIALHFFPGEEKDAEEVAHYIREAGRKVVLLPADLRDKQAPEELVAQARESLGGLDTLVLNAAQQISCAAIEELPMEQVIDTFHVNIIAMFGIVKAAVPHLPAGSSIVTTTSVQAFNPSEHLLDYAATKASIANFTVGLAKQLAPKGIRVNGVAPGPIWTPLQLDHGQPIEELPEFGQHSLLERAGQPAELAPVYVFLASNDASYVTAQVYGVTGGEAINL; via the coding sequence ATGACAGAACCAAACTTAAAAGACCCAAGAAAGTTATTTTATAGTGATGGATTTCCGCAACAAGATCAAGAAACTCCCGCATTACAGGACAAAATGGTCCCTAAACCAGATTGTGGGGAAGACAGCTATGTCGGAAATCACAAATTAGAAAATCGTCGGGTATTAATTACAGGCGGTGATTCTGGGATTGGACGAGCTGCGGCGATTGCTTTTGCTCGCGAAGGCGCAGATATCGCCTTACATTTTTTCCCAGGTGAAGAAAAAGACGCCGAAGAAGTGGCGCACTATATACGAGAAGCTGGCCGAAAAGTCGTTCTTTTGCCAGCAGATTTAAGAGATAAACAGGCACCTGAAGAATTGGTTGCACAAGCTCGTGAATCTTTAGGCGGCTTGGATACCCTCGTTTTAAATGCAGCCCAACAAATTTCCTGTGCTGCTATTGAAGAATTGCCAATGGAACAAGTGATAGACACTTTCCATGTCAATATTATTGCGATGTTTGGCATTGTCAAAGCAGCAGTGCCTCACTTACCTGCCGGAAGTAGCATCGTGACAACGACTTCCGTCCAAGCCTTTAATCCCAGTGAGCATTTGTTGGATTATGCAGCAACGAAGGCATCAATTGCCAACTTTACCGTTGGTTTAGCAAAACAACTGGCACCAAAAGGTATTCGGGTAAATGGCGTGGCTCCAGGACCAATCTGGACACCGTTACAGTTAGATCATGGACAACCAATTGAAGAGTTGCCAGAATTTGGGCAACATTCTTTACTGGAACGTGCGGGTCAGCCTGCTGAATTAGCCCCTGTTTATGTTTTCTTGGCGTCCAATGATGCAAGTTATGTTACGGCTCAAGTTTATGGCGTAACTGGTGGAGAAGCAATTAATCTTTAG
- a CDS encoding DUF2273 domain-containing protein has product MVEWIKQYAVPLIGGLVGLVFAILFLSIGFFKTLLVVLLTGLGIWLGLYLEQTGIVKNYFHHK; this is encoded by the coding sequence ATGGTTGAATGGATAAAACAATATGCCGTTCCGTTAATTGGTGGCCTAGTCGGCTTAGTTTTTGCAATCTTGTTTCTGTCAATCGGCTTCTTTAAAACATTGTTAGTAGTACTCCTGACAGGACTAGGTATTTGGCTAGGTTTGTATTTGGAACAGACAGGCATTGTCAAAAATTATTTTCATCATAAATAG
- a CDS encoding Crp/Fnr family transcriptional regulator: MRNVLQDYLDEHSFRVVVKKKKNYLTYEGLQDRYAYILKSGIIKTSVISKDGREFNLRYINNLEIVSLLRDEYSEFIDAPFNIRIESPQAELYQIDRVQFWRDINNSKDLQMYVKEYYRDRLMHSMKKMQQMLMNGKFGAVCTQIYEMYDSFGVETEEGILIDFVVTNEEIAHFCGITSASSVNRMMQQLKELGAIELRNRKILIKDLDMIRDNIIV, encoded by the coding sequence ATGAGAAATGTTTTACAAGACTACTTAGATGAACATTCCTTTCGAGTCGTTGTAAAAAAGAAGAAAAATTATTTAACTTATGAAGGACTGCAAGATCGTTATGCCTATATTTTAAAAAGTGGCATCATCAAAACTAGCGTTATTTCCAAAGACGGTCGTGAATTTAATTTACGTTATATCAACAATTTGGAAATTGTTTCATTGCTACGTGATGAATATTCAGAATTTATTGATGCACCTTTTAATATTCGCATCGAATCTCCACAAGCAGAACTTTACCAAATCGACCGTGTTCAATTTTGGCGGGATATCAATAATAGTAAAGACTTGCAAATGTATGTCAAAGAATACTATCGGGACCGTTTAATGCATTCCATGAAAAAGATGCAGCAAATGTTGATGAATGGCAAATTTGGGGCCGTTTGTACACAAATCTATGAAATGTACGATTCATTTGGCGTAGAAACAGAGGAAGGTATTTTAATTGATTTCGTGGTGACCAATGAAGAAATTGCACATTTTTGTGGGATAACTTCTGCTAGTAGCGTTAACCGGATGATGCAGCAACTAAAAGAGTTAGGGGCAATTGAACTACGTAACCGCAAAATTTTGATTAAAGATTTAGATATGATTAGAGATAACATTATTGTTTAA
- a CDS encoding GlsB/YeaQ/YmgE family stress response membrane protein, with amino-acid sequence MGFIWALIVGGVIGAIAGAITKKGSSMGIIANIIAGLVGSTIGQAILGTWGPSLAGMAIVPSIIGAVILVAIVSWILGRK; translated from the coding sequence ATGGGCTTTATTTGGGCATTAATTGTCGGTGGTGTCATTGGGGCAATCGCTGGAGCAATTACTAAAAAAGGATCATCGATGGGCATTATTGCCAATATCATTGCAGGGTTAGTTGGTTCAACGATTGGTCAAGCCATTTTAGGCACATGGGGACCAAGCTTAGCTGGGATGGCTATAGTGCCATCGATTATCGGGGCAGTGATTTTAGTTGCCATCGTTTCATGGATTTTAGGACGAAAATAG
- the amaP gene encoding alkaline shock response membrane anchor protein AmaP — MNKVVKILLLLGSLILMALFGAVAITTWSADTAWQPPDNVQWFLQDNEYARQAIFWVALVLLGIMLFLFLFILLFPRRKGTFELKEEQGKLVLHRKAIEGFVRSSLQDSDFLEAPTIRVKATKRRIKVNVKGTLKRTADLIGQTEAWSKTMEERLARLVGTGHKITIDVHFEDIQSMKRPQQQQTQARVE; from the coding sequence GTGAATAAAGTTGTTAAAATACTTTTGCTTCTAGGTTCACTGATTTTAATGGCATTATTTGGCGCGGTGGCCATCACCACTTGGTCAGCCGATACAGCTTGGCAACCACCAGATAATGTTCAATGGTTCTTGCAAGACAACGAGTACGCACGTCAAGCAATCTTTTGGGTAGCGCTAGTTTTACTAGGAATTATGCTCTTTCTCTTTTTATTCATTCTTTTATTCCCAAGAAGAAAAGGCACGTTTGAATTAAAAGAAGAGCAAGGAAAGTTAGTGTTACACCGTAAAGCCATCGAAGGATTTGTACGCTCTAGCTTGCAAGACAGTGACTTTCTGGAAGCACCAACCATTCGTGTAAAGGCGACAAAACGGCGCATTAAGGTCAATGTTAAAGGCACACTGAAACGAACGGCAGATTTAATTGGACAAACAGAAGCTTGGTCAAAAACAATGGAAGAACGGCTTGCTCGTTTGGTGGGAACTGGTCACAAGATTACGATTGATGTTCATTTTGAAGATATTCAATCAATGAAACGACCACAACAACAGCAAACACAAGCACGTGTGGAGTAG